A region of the Phaeodactylum tricornutum CCAP 1055/1 chromosome 1, whole genome shotgun sequence genome:
GTTGACGCTCTGGTACTTAATTTAACTTCAGAGATTTGGATGGAATAGCCCATTCAAGAAACTCAGATTTCAGCAACGGTCAAGTGACGCGTTCCATCATAGCgcaacaacacaacaaacAGATATATAATACACAAGTACAAGCGGCGATCGCTGACACACCTGTGACCattcttcggcttccttgtCGGCCTGACGCTGTGTCATTTTCCCCTGCGTAACAATCTCACCTCGAGCAACGGTTGCTTTGAGTTCATCATTCCAGTATCGAGACGTGACTTGCATGGCCTGGGCAGTTGTAACTCGGAAAGTCTGTCGAAGAGAACGCGCAGATGAGGCAATCGTTCATCAGGTGCAGTAGGAGTCAGACAGTAAATCGTCAACGTACACTATAGACAATTCGTTTCGGTCTCAAATGGTCGAGAAACCCACGGCGGTCAGCACATAGCTTCCTGTTGTTCATTAAGGCATGGTGTTCCGGCTTGATGCCGCTACACGCCCAAATAGTCGTCATCCTCGATTTTGTATCATCTGCACCGCTCGCCTTGGGCAGCAGTATTGATGCCAAAACCGACATCAGACAAAACAAGAGAGGAGATCAACAAGAATGTGACCAAGTGCAACGTCTCAGAAGAATCTTCTCGACTTGCTGTGCCTATCTTGtttgttgatccaactcctagtaaggacaacgtctcaccagaagttcaatcgcctactgctaaacaccaagtcgcttccgtcccacacacaacgaatcacagccccacagtccctacgaatatccaagagtacagtgtagactcataatcttcgtagttcatcgttttcctcaactgtgatctccatcgtcgttttgtgttcttcaatattGTTTCTCCTCGTCGATGGTACgggaagaaagaagaaaaatttCCGCAGCAGGCTAAAAATGAGGGCTCCCCCAAAGAGGGTTACAGAAAACGTACACTGACTGGGAGCGGTCCTTCTGTCCTGTTTCGACTATTCAACAAATAACCCATTTACGAATATCTACTTTGTAACACTTGGACTTGACGAGCTAAGAGTAACATCATCAGCCTGATACAAGTCAACTACTATGTCGCAATACTGAATGTACTCCGGcgttttcgatttcttgttTATAGTTAGGTACGGTTGGCCATACGACGCTTTTGCATACGTTCAAACTTCTTGCGCATGCGTCCTTCCTTAACCTTACGCTTGATTCGTTCTTGGGAATTTTCAAAGTAACGCTTGTGACGAAGTTCCATAAGGTGTCCCGACTTGTTAACTTCGCGCTTGAAGCGACGCAAAGCAGATTCAATCGGTTCGCCATCACCCACAGCGACCTTGACCTTCACTGAGAGCTCTGTCGACGGCCGCATCACTGCAATTTAAAAAGAATGGTCAGTGATATTTGAGTCTCGACCATGAATGCATTTGTGCCACACTGCATCGTTTCTGCGTGTGCCATCGTACTCAAATAGAATATTTGTCTAGTCGAAGGCAAATGTGTACATCTTTGCGCTCTTCGGGATATTCCGTAATCGGCCTTGACCGGTACCCTGGTCCATCGTATTTCTGTCGTCTGGCTCAACATTCTTTTACACAAAATTTGACGTACGCTTGGTTCCGAATGCGGGAGTGAATCCGGTTGAAAATGTAGCCGACATGACGGCAATCAATAGCGCCAGCAAAAAAGATGCTCGTGCCATGGTGAATACAATATAGAGTCCGTTTCTATACTGACAGCACCGGTTCGTGAATTATTTCTCCAGAAGTTAGTTCCGTTGCTGCTGGGGTGTTCGCAGTCAAACTACCGTGAGCTGATGTGAGGCTGTGGAGTGGATGATGTCTCCGTAGTAGAGCTCCACGGTACGTCCAGATTACAATAAATCATGGCCAAACACGTACTTGGACGGATTTGAGAAGTCATTCATAGTTTTCATGAGATTCCAAATTCTATATTTAGACGAACGCCAGAATTTGAAATTGGTAGGGCTGGGTTTTGCTGAACACAAGGACACGGAACGACACCTACCTTTGTGGTGTTATGCCGTTGACTGGCCATGACCATccttccatttcttcgaagCATTTGTACGATGGCGTGGCGTTGTGATGCCTGTACGTTTGAAAACCGTGTAGGGTCCGCCACCAAATGTGCCATATGTGAGACCACCCGGGAATACCCTCCCATGCAGGCAATCGCCTCTGTTCAACCGAAATCCTTAGCGCTTTCCAATGACGAAGTCGACACCCAAACGACCAAGGTGCTGCATAAAGCGAACCCAACACCATTGCGTGaaacgacgaagacacaGCAGCACAACACCATCGAGaaatttcaaaatccgaATGTGAAGAAATCCATACAATCTACGCTGTTTGGAGGAGTAGCTCCGAAGGGCGAAGAAAGACCGAAAGGTCGAAAgcgaaaaacaaaagacgCTACTCATTTTACTTTGAACGCCAAACACCAAAGTCTATGTCTTCCTACCGGAACGAACACAGCAGCCGCATCCCGCCTCACTAGCGATGATACAATAGAAGTCCTCGCGAAGCGTACGAAGAAGATCATGAAAGAGGTGTTTGGCATACGTAAACTTCGTCATTTGCAACCCAAATCAATTGAGTGCTTTCTTCGACGCCAAAGCCATATTGTTGTTATGGCTACAGGTGGAGGTAAATCGCTCTGCTACCAGCTTCCAGCTCTGGTTCTAGGCGGAACTACCATAGTTGTATCTCCACTCATTGCACTCATGAATGATCAAGTAAAGGCCCTGTGCGACAAGGGCATTGCCGCAGCTGTAATTTCCTCTTCGATAGAGGATCGAGACAACACTGATACAATGGAACGATTACTGGGCCGGAATCTACAAGCGCAGCAAGCAATTAGCGGCAAAATAGTAAGGTACCCTCCAATAGTCCTGCTGTATTGCACCCCGGAGCAAATACAAACTGGTCGCTTTCGAAGTATACTCAAGGAACTTCATCAAGGCAAACGGCTGACAGGCTTTGCGATTGATGAGGCCCACTGTCTTTCCAGCTGGGGACACGATTTTCGGCCAGCCTATCGTAATTTGGGATACTTGCGCGATACCTTTCCGGACATACCATGCATCGCATGTACTGCAACCGCGACATCCAAGGTTATTGTAGACATTCAGGAGACATTACGAATGCGTAGCGCCCCTTTGTACTTGGGTTCGTTTGATCGGAAAAATATCTTTTACAAGGTCAGGTACAGGGACGCATTGAACGCCACCAACTCGGTCGGGGCCATTAAAGATTTGGTGGCATTTATCAAAAAGCAACACACAAAGGCTAAAGAAAACAATTCGCCTTGTAGTGGAATTATTTATGTTCACAAACGTGAAGAAACAATGAATCTGGCCACTACGATTGCAAGCTATACAGGGTTACGTGTAGAAGGCTATCACGGTGCAATGAAAGCTGCGGACCGCACGCGAATTCAGCAGGCGTGGACGTCGGGCGAAGTGCAGATTGCTATTGCAACGGTTGCATTTGGAATGGGTATCGATCTGGCGCATGTCCGCTACGTAGTGCACTGGTCAATGGCCAAGACGGTAGAGGGATTCTATCAAGAGTCAGGCCGTGCGGGTCGCGATGGTCTTGCAGCATATAGCCTCTTGTACTTCTCGAAAGACGATGCAAACAAGTTCAAATTTCTGATCACGCAGATGAGCGCAAAGAAtgaaaagaaggaatcgatgAATCGCAAATTGGACGCTTTGCAGAAGATGGTTGACTACTGCATTTCGCCTGGCTGTCGACGCGCATTTCTTCTGCGCTACTTTGGTGCAAAGGAAACGGAAACAAAGACGGTCTGCATGAAAACTTGTGATTACTGTTGTAGTCCGAGGAAAGTAGGGCTTGCAATGGAAGCGGCCGGCGAGAGTAAACTCTTCTCATCCCAAACGCGACCTTTTGGAAAACATGCAATGTGGAATAATCAATGGGAACATGCGCATGGTGACGAAACTGTCAGTACCGAAGATTCAGATAAGAATGACGATGGTTTGAGAATCACCGAAGCTGCATCTTTTGAAGATGATCAAGACTGTTCGCATCTTCAAATACCCCGTGCGTCTGACTTTCGACGAGCTTCATCGATCCTTTCAAGATTTGAGGTCAGTTCTTTGTGGTGCTAGCAAAGTTTCTGTCTACTTCTCGAATCCACTGATTTCTCTTTCTCCACAGGCCATTGAATGTCAGCAGGACAAGAGGAACGGGTTCGTCAGGTTCAAGTCTGTCGATGGCAAGCACGAAAAAGGAGGCAAGCATGCGGTCATTATACCTCAGCACTTTAGACGCGTCGTCACAAATCCTTCTAGATCTGTTGTTTCTGAGGACCTTAAAGAAGATAGTGCCAGAAGCTCGTCCGATTTCGCATGCGACGCTCAGCGATTGATAGCCCAGCTTGCCCAAGCCCAGGCGAAGCAGGCAGCACTTATTTCTGGAACGAAGTTCAATGAAACTCGAGCGGTGCCGCCCCCTCCCCCTCCAATATCGATCACcacaaagaaaacgaagagTATAGCGGTTGGAAAAAATGATACTTAATTCTTATCCAATAAGGCCAGACGTTCAAAGTTTGCAATAGCCTCTTCGAGATCAcacttctttttcaaaagcgaATCAAGTTTCTCTAGATTCGCTTTTTGAAGATCGTTTGGAACGTTTTCTGTATAACCATCAGTAGCCATTTTCATTTCGAGAGTCGAAATTGTTGGTAGAGTAGACCTTAGATTCTTTTGCAGACGCCCAATCTCAACTTTGTAGTCAACCAGTCCCTGTAAGTCAATCAGAACAGTCAGCTGatcattgacaatggcaGTTCCGACAGTTTCTGGTGTGTCTGCTGGGGAAAGATTAATATCAATGGCAGAAGCTTTTCCAAGTGTCTTGATGTCATCCAGTTGGTCGAGAACGGCATGTAGCGCGAGTCCAGATACGTTCACAAAGAAATGTGTCTGTACcttgttggcaatgttgTACGACTGACGAAGTGATCTGCAGGCATTAACCACAGCCATTGTGTTCATCATAGATTGCTCCACGGCCTCATTTTTGTAAGAGTTGTGAGTTTCGGGGTACGGGGCGAGCATGATAGTTTCAGGTTCCGTTTTGCCTAGCGTCCCACGTCCAGGAAGTCGCTGCCAAAGCTCCTCAGAAACAAATGGCATCATTGGATGCAGTAACCGAAGGCCTGTTTCCATTGCGATCCAAAGCGTTGCTTGTGCTGCCCACCGATTGTCTATGTTGTTGACACTCATGTCGTATACGACGGGTTTGATCAGTTCCAGGTATGTGTTGCAAAGATCTTCAATCCACAAAGCATAGGCCGCTTGTTGTGCATCGCCAAACCGGTAGCTCGAGAAGAAATCGTTGACGGCTTCCACCGCTTTCATCAATCGAGATATCATAAATTTGTCTCGCGTCGCCATTTTGCCGCTAGCCATTAGGTCGTCCAACAGAGTCGGAGTAGGCGTAAAGTCCGCAACAAATTGAAGTGCAAAACGTGTGGCGTTCCAAAGTTTGTTGCAAAACAGCCGGAACCCAACAACACGTTTGACGTCAAGATTGATATCACGTCCCTGGACCATATAGGCCATAAGGCCGAACCGAAGTGCATCCGATCCGCATTCTGGAATACCGTCAGGAAACTCGAGCTCGTTATTCTTCTTCGATCGTTCCACTTCCTTCGCCGGAAGGTTGCCTCCTTCCAGACGCTCTTGCAGAGAGGCCAATGAGCACCCGTTGATGACCTCCAGAGGATCGATCACATTTCCAAGAGATTTtgacattttctttccttccttgtccCGCACCATGGCATGAAGGAAGACGGTGTGGAATGGTAGTGTGTCGGTTAGTTCCAAACCCATCATAACCATACGAGCCACCCAAAAGAAGAGAATATCGAGACCAGTCTCGAGTAGAGACGTAGGATAAAACGCCTTCAAATCAGAAGTGTCATCGGGCCATCCCATGACAGAAAAAGGAAACAGTCCAGAGGAAAACCACGTATCAAGAACGTCTTCATCCCGCTCAATTGAGATGTCGCCAGCGGGACAGCCAAGTAATTTAGCGGCCTTCTCGAGAGCTTCCTGCGAGATACAGTATTGTGAGACGAAGTACGGCAACAAAAAAATGTGTGCATGCTTTCATCCTATTGCCTACCTCAGCGGACCGAGCAACAACCCACCGGTCGTTGTTGGCCATATCATTCTTTTCTAAACTTTCTCCCTTCTTGGTGGCGAACCATGCCGGTATCTGGTGACCCCACCAGAGTTGTCGACTGACGCACCAGTCCTTGATGTTATCCAACCAATGAAACCACGTCTTCTCTTGCTCCTCTGGAAGAATTGTTAACTCTTTATTGCGTACCGCATCGGTAGCCCGCTTAGCCATACCGTCGCAGTTAACATACCACTGCGGAGTAATCATGGGTTCCAAAATATCACCCGAGCGCGAACATAGACCCAATCGCATCTTGTTGGGTTCTTTGCCTTTGAATAATCCCTTTTCTTTAAGCGCATCTTCTACCGCAATGCGAGCGTCGTACCGCATCATGCCGGTGAAAGGGGCACCATTTTCGTTGATTGAACCATCCGCAGTCAACATTGTGATGAACTCCAGCTCGTGACGTTTACCGCACTCGTAGTCGTTTGGATCATGGGCGGGAGTAATTTTGACTGCTCCGGTACCAAAGGACATGTCGACCAGTTCTTTATCGCAAACAATAGGAATTCGGCGTCCGTTGAAGGGATGGATTAGATGCTTCCCGTGCAAGTGGGTGTATCGAGGATCGTCCGGGTGAACGGCAACAGCAGTGTCTCCCAACATGGTTTCCAGTCGGGTAGTGGCAACAACAATCTGTTCCTCTGAGTCTTCAATCGGATAGGCGAACGAAGTCAAGGTCCCAAATTCGTACCGACCATTGGGGTCGTTGGGATTGCCCTTATGTGTTTTGACGTCCAAAAAGGTACGGCCTTCGAGTTCAATAAAGTCGACTTCGATATCGGAAATGGCGGACTTTAATGCACACGACCAGTTTCCTAGACGATCCGCACGGTACAAGAGTCCCTTTTCGTGAAATCGATTAAAGGCTTCGACGACAGCTTTACTCAACATTTCATCCATCGTAAACCGTTCACGCGACCAATCGACACTGCTGCCCAATGATCGCAATTGATTGGTGATCTTACTTCCATAGTCCTTCTTCCATTCCCACACCTTTTTCACAAATTCTTCCCTCCCCAAATCGTGCCGGCTTTTTCCTTCGCTCTTCATGAGCATTTTTTCGACCACCGATTGCGTGGCAATTCCTGCATGATCCGTACCTGTGATTGTGAAATGTCAGCCCCGAAAACAATGAGTAATAGTGCGTTGATGAAGAACTCGTTGTGCGAGGGGTTGTTTTGCGTAAATTTTTGCACGGAGCCGATTGCCATCTATTGTGAATTGATTTCACCCGTGGCTGCCCAGAGGACCCGTGCGTGATGGGGAAACAGAAGCCAAcgacgaacgaacgaataAATGCACTATGGAAACTTACCGGGAACATACAGAGTGGCGTGTCCTTTCATCCGGTGCCACCTCGTCAGGGTATCTTCGACGGCCGCCGTCAGGGCGTGTCCGAGATGCAGCGATCCAGTCACATTCGGTGGTGGAATCACCATGACGAACTTTTCATCTACGGGGCGATCGACCGCATCTTTCGGATCGCAGCTGTAGTAACCACACTTTTCCCACCAGTCTTGCCAAGCGGCTTCGACTGCTGACGGATGATATGCGGCGTCCATGGGAGCCGAAagatctttcttttcccCTTTTGGGGTCGTGTTGACGAAGGAAGTCGTAGCGACCGGAGCTTTGACTTTTTCCTTACTCGGCGCGTTCCATTGAGgcttgtctttctttttcttgtcctaCGGAATGGACAAGAGAAAAGGTAAGCTGGTATTTAAACACCCGCATTCGACCCGAAACGTCAGAGTTCGCCCAGGGCCGCTTCGTACCTTTCCCTTGGCGAGCTTTTTCAGTTGATTCTTCGATAGCTTCTTCTCCCCTTCTGGAGCGGGAGTTTCATCTTCCGCATTCGGATTGACCCCCACCGGTGGTTCTTCCGACATGATTCGACAGTGAACTACTCGCGATGCCGAAACGATTGGTGCCGTACAATGAGAGTACTAGGAGAGCGGAGAGCGGTAGGATTGGCTCCTGTAGAGTAAAAGGTAGAGACGCGGCGTCGTATACCCTTCTCGTAgttcgttgacagtgagttgtACGCCGTTGGTTTTGTGCGGTGCCGTGATGGGATCGATGGATGCGTGTCGCGCGAGGTCACGTACAGACTGCAGGAGAATGGTTGTGGGGTTGGTCGTCGATCGTCTC
Encoded here:
- a CDS encoding predicted protein; this encodes MRPSTELSVKVKVAVGDGEPIESALRRFKREVNKSGHLMELRHKRYFENSQERIKRKVKE
- a CDS encoding predicted protein, giving the protein MKEVFGIRKLRHLQPKSIECFLRRQSHIVVMATGGGKSLCYQLPALVLGGTTIVVSPLIALMNDQVKALCDKGIAAAVISSSIEDRDNTDTMERLLGRNLQAQQAISGKIVRYPPIVLLYCTPEQIQTGRFRSILKELHQGKRLTGFAIDEAHCLSSWGHDFRPAYRNLGYLRDTFPDIPCIACTATATSKVIVDIQETLRMRSAPLYLGSFDRKNIFYKVRYRDALNATNSAKENNSPCSGIIYVHKREETMNLATTIASYTGLRVEGYHGAMKAADRTRIQQAWTSGEVQIAIATVAFGMGIDLAHVRYVVHWSMAKTVEGFYQESGRAGRDGLAAYSLLYFSKDD
- a CDS encoding predicted protein; this encodes MSEEPPVGVNPNAEDETPAPEGEKKLSKNQLKKLAKGKDKKKKDKPQWNAPSKEKVKAPVATTSFVNTTPKGEKKDLSAPMDAAYHPSAVEAAWQDWWEKCGYYSCDPKDAVDRPVDEKFVMVIPPPNVTGSLHLGHALTAAVEDTLTRWHRMKGHATLYVPGTDHAGIATQSVVEKMLMKSEGKSRHDLGREEFVKKVWEWKKDYGSKITNQLRSLGSSVDWSRERFTMDEMLSKAVVEAFNRFHEKGLLYRADRLGNWSCALKSAISDIEVDFIELEGRTFLDVKTHKGNPNDPNGRYEFGTLTSFAYPIEDSEEQIVVATTRLETMLGDTAVAVHPDDPRYTHLHGKHLIHPFNGRRIPIVCDKELVDMSFGTGAVKITPAHDPNDYECGKRHELEFITMLTADGSINENGAPFTGMMRYDARIAVEDALKEKGLFKGKEPNKMRLGLCSRSGDILEPMITPQWYVNCDGMAKRATDAVRNKELTILPEEQEKTWFHWLDNIKDWCVSRQLWWGHQIPAWFATKKGESLEKNDMANNDRWVVARSAEEALEKAAKLLGCPAGDISIERDEDVLDTWFSSGLFPFSVMGWPDDTSDLKAFYPTSLLETGLDILFFWVARMVMMGLELTDTLPFHTVFLHAMVRDKEGKKMSKSLGNVIDPLEVINGCSLASLQERLEGGNLPAKEVERSKKNNELEFPDGIPECGSDALRFGLMAYMVQGRDINLDVKRVVGFRLFCNKLWNATRFALQFVADFTPTPTLLDDLMASGKMATRDKFMISRLMKAVEAVNDFFSSYRFGDAQQAAYALWIEDLCNTYLELIKPVVYDMSVNNIDNRWAAQATLWIAMETGLRLLHPMMPFVSEELWQRLPGRGTLGKTEPETIMLAPYPETHNSYKNEAVEQSMMNTMAVVNACRSLRQSYNIANKVQTHFFVNVSGLALHAVLDQLDDIKTLGKASAIDINLSPADTPETVGTAIVNDQLTVLIDLQGLVDYKVEIGRLQKNLRSTLPTISTLEMKMATDGYTENVPNDLQKANLEKLDSLLKKKCDLEEAIANFERLALLDKN